From a region of the Streptomyces sp. NBC_01454 genome:
- a CDS encoding MFS transporter, translated as MAFSMMQLFLIGALGPRLVGELGISRTVLGLTTTAGFGTAALLSPVAGRLVDRVGPRRCLVALLLLAGVSLALIGAARGAVVLLAAVALGGLAQALANPATNKVILAGFPAERRGAVTGLKQSGVQAGAFVAGLPLSLLAAGVGWRAAVWTAAGAAALAAGWAALVLPPDPARAGTGTRSASLARGAIGRLAGFSMLLGCGIASVNTYLALFGSQRLDLAPTAAAALVAVLGVAGIVGRVGWSRTAGRPGRAGALPGLLAAGAVGAALLLALALVLPSLVWPGAVAVGAFAVSANAVSMVLVLQSAAPGRAGQDSALVSAGFFAGFAAGPPLFGALVSACGYGPGWLLVAVEFAAAAVVAVPLRPRDHGEA; from the coding sequence ATGGCCTTCTCGATGATGCAGCTCTTCCTGATCGGCGCGCTCGGCCCGCGGCTGGTCGGCGAGTTGGGCATCTCCCGTACGGTGCTGGGCCTGACCACGACGGCGGGGTTCGGTACGGCGGCGCTGCTGTCGCCCGTGGCGGGCCGCCTGGTGGACCGGGTCGGGCCGCGGCGGTGTCTGGTCGCGCTGTTGCTGCTCGCCGGGGTGTCGCTGGCGCTGATCGGGGCCGCTCGAGGGGCAGTGGTGCTGCTGGCGGCGGTCGCGCTGGGCGGTCTGGCGCAGGCGCTGGCCAATCCGGCGACCAACAAGGTGATTCTTGCGGGCTTTCCGGCCGAACGGCGCGGGGCGGTCACCGGGCTCAAGCAGTCGGGTGTCCAGGCCGGTGCCTTCGTGGCGGGGCTGCCGCTGTCGTTGCTGGCCGCGGGGGTGGGCTGGCGCGCTGCGGTGTGGACGGCGGCCGGTGCGGCGGCGCTGGCCGCGGGGTGGGCGGCGCTCGTCCTTCCGCCGGATCCGGCGCGGGCCGGCACCGGTACGCGCTCCGCGTCGCTCGCCCGCGGTGCGATCGGGCGGCTGGCGGGGTTCTCGATGCTGCTCGGGTGCGGCATCGCCTCCGTCAACACCTATCTGGCGCTGTTCGGTTCGCAGCGGCTGGACCTGGCGCCGACCGCGGCCGCCGCGCTGGTGGCCGTCCTGGGGGTGGCGGGCATCGTGGGCCGGGTGGGGTGGTCGAGGACCGCGGGGCGGCCGGGGCGGGCGGGGGCGCTGCCCGGTCTGCTGGCCGCCGGGGCGGTGGGCGCGGCGCTGCTGCTGGCGCTCGCGCTCGTGCTGCCGTCGCTGGTGTGGCCGGGTGCGGTCGCGGTCGGGGCGTTCGCGGTGTCGGCCAACGCGGTCTCGATGGTGCTGGTGTTGCAGAGCGCCGCGCCGGGGCGTGCGGGGCAGGATTCGGCGCTGGTGTCGGCGGGTTTCTTCGCCGGGTTCGCGGCCGGTCCGCCGCTGTTCGGTGCGCTGGTGTCGGCGTGCGGGTACGGGCCGGGCTGGCTGCTGGTGGCGGTGGAGTTCGCGGCGGCCGCGGTGGTGGCCGTACCGCTGAGGCCCCGGGACCACGGGGAGGCGTGA